The genomic DNA tcgagtatcagacagtggaattctttatcaggggagtcgcctttgtgttcccaatgacgaagagctgaggaagaaaattttagaagaagctcatagtacaccttattcctgtaggaccgttgggccggctaggagggttaGTGAATAGCCTGTCAATAAAACACAAAAGCCctttctcgaacgattaagctaacacttgtaaaatgaattaagcagataaataaaggcataaaagaaaagacgaggcaccagatgtttacttggttacaaccgatgtggttgttaatccaaggaagattaatctcaaaaactccttcaggcggagaagcctcttacagcgtttaggcacagaaaacaaaagcttaactacaactaaagcatacaagtgtttggaaatagaatgatcgtgattgttgaaaagcttctggaccaaggctatatttatagccttggtcggggcgcctggatgggttccgggcgccctggggggataaaatttatcccccaacggttggatcgagtcaaagctcgatcctgtgaaaagtccttccgggcgcccggaaaagTCAACCCGGACTGCTCCGGTCTCTCCGGTCAgttcgcctctggtccgggtctttctgctccggctccgcttgcttgggtgatctcgacatccggaatagggctcacccgaacccatcttcctgtcttctcggcgtgcttccctccggcttctcgtccctcggaattgccgcgtgttccttctcgtccaccagggtactcatccgcagacttcgtccctcggtcgcaccccgtgccgaccttcgtgctagctgcgtctcttgctccccgagcaatcttccgctccggctttcgtacctcggaaccaccgcgcgcacttccttctcgtccgccggtgtactcttccgcagcacctcgtccctcggacgcaccgcgtgctgtccttctcgctagctgcgtctttcgctcgagtacctgtgctcctaagctcctgcacacttagacacaaggttaaatacaatgcaggacctaacttaacttattgatcacaccaaaacaaccttggagttccaacaatctccccctttttggtgtgatcaacccaagttaagctagggtcaacaatagatatgaaattaaacagtttattgcaataacatgcaacatgttagaaaaaattaaatttcaaacattccaaattttaattttcaattttttctacctccccctagacttatactctcccttctccccctttgatcacaataaaaatagggtacaaacgaaatctaagggttgacattaaaaaaaattttgaaactatatttcaataattttcagggaaatatttctaagtcaagacaaatttctaagtcattcgacatcaagattaagaagtttctaaacagaaagctttatgcaagaaaatttcagagaattaataacataaagagaaattttctatgcatttatttatttatatattttatgctttaatcagaaggtttaaatttccattttaatttatcagaaattcttaagtcatactttttcagttttaaagcaaaaaatattaaacatacaacaatttgtatcatgttaatttctattattttttgaatttcaagttcacaaaaatatttcaatagCATTGATTCTAACTTGATGAAATTTTTCGatgctataaaaaattctttcgacaatgtgtaaaattcgtttgaaagaatattttgtaatttgccagaattttttaacaataagaatttgccggaatctattaataatagatttcttaatccgaaaatattttcgatgaatcaatttctaattcataaaactttttcaataaagtaatttgtaattccaaatttttaggaccagaaaaagttttcgataatatttctaagttgcataattctttcgaaaaacttctttgtgattcacaaaagttttttagcaaagtttccaacttgcaaaattcttttgttaagatattttgaaattcgaagaactctttcgataatatttcaaatttgcaggataagtttgacaattgattttctaatataaaaaactctttcaatgattcgcaaaaattttcaggcaattcttcgattgaatcattcaattgatcagaggttcgagtccatacctgacttaccttgtcagtaattgattctccccctatcgagttgctttcttccgaagattctcccctttcatcgatctcgggatgtacttcggctgttgtagtacttacctcgatttcggactcttctgtcggtggctcggtgtctattgagaTGTCAGCATCTGAAGGTTCTTCAtagagctgcaagaacttttcccaaagttcttttgcgttttcataatctgcgacttttttgaaatcttcctttggtattacattcagaagataatattttgcccgcccatttgccatagactcctcatgttgcttttcgttccagaggcgtagatcgagtctttctccgttcgtgttctttggttcttcataaccaaatttcattattaaagaaataccagaatctgagttaaggtatacctccatgttttgtttccagatggaaaacttcccctcgaatgcaggtgggtagtcgctagctccggccatcatttttgttgcgtcagacggcggttagtccttctgaggcgtactcggctctgataccacttgtaggaccgttgggccggctaggagggttaGTGAATAGCCTGTCAATAAAACACAAAAGCCctttctcgaacgattaagctaacacttgtaaaatgaattaagcagataaataaaggcataaaagaaaagacgaggcaccagatgtttacttggttacaaccgatgtggttgttaatccaaggaagattaatctcaaaaactccttcaggcggagaagcctcttacagcgtttaggcacagaaaacagaagcttaactacaactaaagcatacaagtgtttggaaatagaatgatcgtgattgttgaaaagcttctggaccaaggctatatttatagccttggtcggggcgcctggatgggttccgggcgccctggggggataaaatttatcccccaacggttggatcgagtcaaagctcgatcctgtgaaaaagtcccttccgggcgccccggacagctccgggcgccccggagccaaaagtcaacccagttgacttttggtccgtgctctcttctctggttcagctcgcctctggtccgggtctttctgctccggctccgcttgcttgggtgatctctgacatctggaatagggctcacccgaacccatcttccggtcttctcgagcgtgcttccctccggcttctcgtccctcggaattaccgcgtgtcccttctcgtccaccagcgtactcatccacagacttcgtccctcagtcgcacctcgtgccgaccttcgcgctagctgcgtctcttgctccccgagcaatcttccgctccggctttcgtacctcggaaccaccgcgcgcacttccttctcgtccgccggtgtactcttccgcaacacctcgtccctcggacgcaccgcgtgccgtccttctcgctagctgcgtctttcgctcgagtacctgtgctcctaagctcctgcacacttagacacaaggttaaatacaatgcaggacctaacttaacttgttgatcacaccaaaacaaccttggggttccaacaattccatgcatcctggttctaccaagatgtaccaagacgtgaaatagaagttctggtggtctggactcaaaagagatgtagctaaatatgtcagtacctgcctgacatgtcagagggtcaaagcagaacaccagagaccaggaggagttctacagcctcttcctataccagagtggaagtgggaagacatctctatggactttataacaggtcttccaagaactacgaatggatatgatgcaatatgggtaatagtggatagattgaccaagtctgcccattttctagccatcaaggtgtctcactctatagagcagttagcacagctgtatgttaaagaagtgatcagacttcatagagttcccaaatctattgtgtctgatagagatgggcgtttcacctctcacttttgggagtgtgttcagactgcactaggcaccaaactcaagttcagcacagccttccatcctcagactgatggacagacagagcgagtaaatcagattctagaagatatgctcagagcttgtgcactagatttcaagggaagttggtgcaagtacctgtgcttagcagagtttgcctacaacaatagctatcatgccaccatcaggatggctccttacgaggcgttgtatggcaggaaatgcagatcacccatttgctggcaagaagcaggtgaaagaagagagatggaagtagaactgggcattcagacagagctgatagatgaaacTACTCAGGCGATTCAGAAGATTAGGCAGAGAATTTAGGCAGAGAATttagactgcccagagtagacagaagagttatgctgacacgcaccataggccacttgaattccaagtaggggattcagtttttctcaaggtcgctcctatgaagggagtgatgagatttggcaagaagggcaaattaagtcctcgctatgtaggaccttacctgattacagacaggattgggaaggtagcttaccagctggacttaccacaagacatgtcagccatacacaatgtatttcatgtctctatgctaaagaagtgtctccacgaccctagccaagtgattcagcctcagtcagtgcagatccaagaggatcttagctatgagagcagacctacacagatagtagaCAGAGCAGTCAaaagactaagaagcaaagaagtaccactagtgaaggtcgtctggcagaaccagaagcatgaggaagtcacttgggagcgggaggacagtatgagatagaagtaTCCAAAActattctaaattcgaggacgaactttttataaggtatggggaattgtaacgacccaatttcccctattttgagttctaaatatccttaaaaatatttgaaaatacttttaaaatattctagagatttttaggaatttttagagtatttttattcaatttttggagttcgtttggtatttttttttacccagaggaagaagttttaaaaaataaaagaaaagaaaaataagtttgtagaagctggggttcgaccccagctcctcggcccaagcagaacccagcccaaccaaccggtctgtagttgttttgttaattatatatggaataaaatatatataaggtacAAGTTAGTAATAGAGTATACTCGGAAAAAAAGGGGTTGCAGCGAGTTTTGAACCTGCGATctgtgacccaagcaaaaccagcccaaccggctgagctacgcgggttttgttaatcaagtatggagagaaatagatttaagctatagttggaacgtttaagataaattggaattaaaagtgcgcggctgagggattgaagccgagactcgTTGATTCGGTAAaaggtcagccaaccaactgtgctagcgggcatttcttattaaagaaggagaaatattctagttaagcagtagttaatgattagggaataaataggaagaaaaatggttgcaacCGAGACTTGAACCCTtgagctgcgccttaagcaaaacgtagccaaccaactgtgccagcgactgttgttaattaaggaaagaatggattgtatttaaggtatagtaattaataaaaatcttagttaaaagaagaggtttaagtttttcccgaaccctaaattctttttctcacccgaacctctcctctctcgcgaacggcggcggcgacttcgctgttcgggcgaaaagggcgacggagctaggctttttccggccggtcttcacccgtgtgcGACCACCACCGTTGAGGAGAGtttgtgagcacgaagaagagccgaaatccaagctatccgaaaccctggcagcattagaagctcctccttttcggttgtaagtccaagaacagtgaggtgagttgctactcacctgcagtaggagttgttccgcgatttttgccttcttcttttccttgccgaGCATGAACAGATTCTTTAATATTCCGGAACATGTTGTACAAGATGATTCTTAGGGCTTTGGTATCCTTCTTTGTTTTCGGAATAAGCTATACAGAATCTGCTAGTAGTTTCGAGTTCTATTTGCTCCTTTATGTTCTGTTGTAGTATGTTTAAAGAGGCTTTGCTTGTTCTAGGAGATCCTTGGATCTGTTAGTTTGTTAGTGGGCAAGAACATCCCTTGCTGTTCAATTTTGAACCTAAGAGTAGCACTTAGAATTATGATACTGCTGTGAGAGAAATCTTTACTTAAAAGCCTTCGGATTAGATTCAAGACAACTCTAGGCATTCATTTGGCTTGCTGTTTTAGTTCTTTGAGTTATGTTTTGTGCTTgaatttccttgccattgaagagCCTGATTAGTTACATCTTCAAGCATGTCTCCTTATGTTCCTTATTAATGAACAGATTCAGTTCTTGGCATTTCAAGAGCATGAACAGCCGTAAGTTCCAGCATGCAAACATTAGCATTTTTGTTACGTTTGTGTcatttagcaagatcaaattagttttctttttgctctattttgtagcatgattagtaagattagattagctttctttgctcttatcacagcatgttttaaaagttttctATGTCGTTTAGATTTTTCccttgctgttagtaaagcatgagcaattatccatttgttaataattaagcatgatcagtttaccattttgctaatattcgagcatgagcagatttagttccctttgccattagatgtgcacggtgatactttctagtctcttttacTATtggaatatcttgagcatgcagttattagtttctttgctattacataagcatgagtttctatctttaagaactataagcaagaaagactaaggtttagacttgatttcaattccagaagattgaatatcaaaagcgcacacaaggtgtttacttaaatgccaagtaagggcaagtataaagaagttatagttaaaaataaaagaaagtattttacttttaaagggcatgtaccagacacaaggtccaagggatgggctccaagatgcccctaggcacaaggcctagaagtatcttagtagtttcgggattagctacctcgattcttactaagaatgcgcgcaaagtggtacaatgccgggcccaaaagaagtttattattattttgaagtattaaagtataagttttgaaacaaatgaaacgagcttcaaatatgtttagaattagaaagtttagtttcttgttatttgaagcatgcagtagtagttttatttgtttcttgctattagattattcagcatgtttagttttatttgctttcagcatgctgttatagttttattcttatgagcatgtttagctttacatgtttagtagctttacatgttcagtagttttacatgtttagtatttttacatgtttagtagttttacatgtttagtagttttacatgttcagtagttttacatgtttagtatctttacatgtttagcagttttgcatgtttagtatgcttcttttattagtttatgagcatgataaactatacatgtttagtatttcagttagcatgatttcctttgctatatatgagcatgagtagttttatatgttagcattcagttttagcatgtttttatttatatacatgcatatcgggtttttgtgagtagatagcgctcactaagctttatgcttatagactgcatttcctcctactgcagataaagggaaagaaaagatacagtaaaggaaggcgacaaggagatgcaagaggagtgtgtgatgtgtggactatggaggtccttgggacttagctaaagaactcatttagtttaagaatttgtttagtttaatttcttattaagttgataagaaaattatgtagtaagaagttatgtttccgtttccattatctgcatgatttgaattattaaattgcgtggttgtggttagttttcatttcttattaaactgcgtggttgattgaaatatatttccagccgcctgtggctgagtatattatgcttgtattatgggaaatgatcaccggtacaggggagactctgccgaaatttttcggtagggttttcctagagatttttaataaaccggttaagtagagttagtagataagtaacggtcactcttagagagtagtagtagtagtaagaagggtggtcgttacaggtcctagggggcggtaaccctaggtgagggaaaatcctaaggggcggcaaccttaggtcctagggggcgataaccctaggtgaaggaaaatcctaaggggcggcaaccttaggtcctagggggcggtaaccctaggtcaaggaaaatcctaaggggcagcaaccttaggtcataggggtggcaaccctaggtggagaaaaatcctagggggcggtaaccctaggtcctagggggtggtaaccctaggcgaaaagtccagtcggtctggaggatcggactgacatcaggtaatctctcctgaggggagtagatgtggacgcgttccccgtagagggaacagtaggcgtcgggtcgactttgggtttccggttggaaatccgaagtcagactcggacagtccgaagactgttagttcttctttactatgatttatcagattctaacactgtcttgcagggtattttctcggactaaccttgttttacaggagaggaacctgctggaaaaaggtagtcctggcgcccgggatggatccgggcgcccggaggtccaggcgctcggaacaggtctgggcgcccgggaccaagttttatccctgccgcgatttcgccacgtggagcatcctgattggttggccacgtcacactccaggcgctcggaagggatccaggcgcccggaatgtcatataaaaagagggtcaagGGAGCAGCTAATATACAAGAtttttctaagctttcttctgtgaagtgctgccatcgagacgaccttgaagtgctacgactcgacgccgacgacccgaagctcagactcttcgatctttctttgtcggtattagttttcgCTTTACATAATTGCAATCTCTACTGTAttccagttgtaatattttacgagcttatagttgttgcccacaaaaagcgatcaaggatcgcgggccttcgagtaggagtcgtcccaggctccgaacgaagtaaactccctgtgtcgttctgtgcttgctttactttttccgctgcgttacttaattttacgattccgatatttcgaaaaacgaaatagccacgagcgctattcatccccccctctagctctttcGATCCATCAAAAGCTATGCGTtctgatcgaggaggagaatttacctcaaaggagtttcaagaattttgtgaagccaacggaatacgacgacccttgacagttccaagatcccctcaacaaaatgaaGTGGCAGAAAGAAAGAATCGAACCATCCTTGACATGACAAAGAGCATTCTCAAAAGCAAGAGGCTACTAAAGGAACTTTGGGCAGAAGCGGTTGCATGTGCAGTATACATATCCAACCGATCACCAACTTGGAGTGTGTGGGGCAAGACACCACAAGAAGCGTGGAGCGGAAGGAAACCTGGAATTTCTCATCTAAGAGTTTTTAGGAGTATAGCACATGTTCATGTGTCTGATGAAgcaagaagcaagaagtaaattggatgataaaagtaagaaatttatttttattggctatgatactaactcaaaagggtataagctatacaatccagatactgggaagacaatcatcagccgagatgtcatatttaatgatgaagaagaatggaattgggaatctcgaaatgaagattacaacttATTCCCGTGctttgaagaagaagatgtggagcAACTAAGGGTGGAGCAACCAAGGGTGGAGCAAATAAGAGAGGAACCTACTACTCCACTAgtaacaccaacatcaagtacTTAAGGAAATTCATCTGCATCAACTTCAAGTGAGAGAGTACCATGCTTTAGAAGCTTACGAGACATTTATGAGGTAACTGAAAATCAAGATAATATTACTCTATTTTGCCTTTTTGCGGATTGCGAGCCTATAGATTTCCAAGAAGCTATAAAGAGCAAAAGGTGGAAagatgcaatggatgaagaaatcaagGCGATAGAGAAGAATGACACATGGGAGTTAACGACACTTCCTAAAGGACATAAGGCGATTGGTGTGAAGTGAGTatacaaaataaagaagaatgccaaaggagaagtagaaagatataaagcaagattggtgacaaaaggctacagtcaaagatctggcattgattatgatgaggtattcgctcccgttgctcgattagaaactgtcagactaatcattgctttagcagctcaaaataagtgaaaaatacatcaaatggatgtaaaatttgCTTTTTTAAATAGAGTTCttgaagaagaagtctatattcaggaaccatcaggttatgaagttaaaggacaagtagatagagttctaaaattgaagaaggctctctacgggctaaagcaagcaccaagggcatggaatagccgaatagacaagcacctgcaagagaaaggcttcatcaaatgtccttatgaacatgcattatacattcagagtaaggataaagatgttttgattgtatgcctatatgtcgatgacttgatcttcacaggaagcaatccaagtatgtttggagaatttaaagaagTGATGACTAAAGAGTTTGAAATGACTGATATTGGGCTCATGGCATACTATCTGGGCATTGAAGTGAACCAAAGGGAAGATGGAAGCTTCATCTCACAAGCAGGTTATGCAAGAGAGATATTAAAGAAGTTCAGGATGGATAACAATAAGTCTATAAATACCCCAGTAGAATGTGGAGTCAAGCTATcaaagcatgatgaagaagaaaaagttgatccaacatttTTTAAGAGTTTGGTTGGAAGTTTACGATACTTAACGTGCACAAGGTCTGATATTCTTTATGCTGTTGGACTTGTTTGTCGCTACATGGAAGATCCAACTACTACCCACCTTAAGATCGCTAAGAGAATTTTGCGCTATATCAAAGGTACGATAAATTTTGGATtactttattcaacatctaaCCACTTCACACTTGAAGGATATAGTGACAGTGATTGTGGTGGAGATATAGATGATAGAAAGAGCACTACAGGATTTGTGTTCTTTATGGGAGATACAACTTTCACTTGGATGTCGAAAAAATAGCCTATTGTCACACTTTCTACTTGTGAAGCAGAGTATGTGGCTGCGACTTCATGTGTTTGTCATGCTGTTTGGCTCAGAAATTTATTGAATGAGTTAAGTTTACCACAAGAAGAGGCAACCAAGATACGAGTTGATAACAAGTCTACAATAGCACTAGCAAAAAATCTAGTCTTCCATGATAGAAGCAAGCACATTGATACGCGCTTCCACTATATCAGAGAATGTATTACAAGAAAAGAGGTGCAAGTGGAATACATAAAGTCTCAAGATCAAGTTGCTGATATTTTTGCTAAGccactcaaatttgaagacttcatcaaaatgcgatatttgcttggagtcacaaaatcaagtttaagagggggtgttggaaattaaacttgattatttgttgataaaattttatggagataGAATGGTGAGGTGGCAAGTCTTGACTAGAGATAGGATAGAGATAGAACTTGATGAATTGGTAATTTTGATAAAAgttcgtggagatagaatttaaaaaaaaatatcatgattatctcatattagtgcttatccaataagcctataaatatgtacttctttttcatgaatgaacaagttgagttttctattttcttctactcctcttccacatagagttatttctcctcttccacatttttccttctataattctttttcttctcccataatttctgTTTCCAACACCCCTCCCTCCCCGCTGCTCCTCCGCCTGTGCTTTCTGCTCTCCCTTAACTCTCACCGGATCCCTGGCCTCGACGATCCCTTCCTTGCCCACAATTTCACCACCTCGCCGCCTCAGCTCGGCACTTTTAATTCGAGTATGGCCATGTGGGCTCATATGCGTGCTCTCCTCCTCAGATCCGACGCGCTCCCTGGTACTGCAGACGGTGTGTTGGAGGCATCTATTGTGTGGAAGGAGCTGGCCGGGTGTCTCTCTGAGCGAGAGGATCGATGACAAAGAGGCCTCTTTTGTGCTCCTTGATGTTGCCCAGCTCGAGAAGAGAAGCTATCCTTTTTCTATCAGCGGA from Zingiber officinale cultivar Zhangliang chromosome 4A, Zo_v1.1, whole genome shotgun sequence includes the following:
- the LOC121969112 gene encoding uncharacterized mitochondrial protein AtMg00810-like is translated as MTKEFEMTDIGLMAYYLGIEVNQREDGSFISQAGYAREILKKFRMDNNKSINTPVECGVKLSKHDEEEKVDPTFFKSLVGSLRYLTCTRSDILYAVGLVCRYMEDPTTTHLKIAKRILRYIKGYSDSDCGGDIDDRKSTTGFVFFMGDTTFTWMSKK